DNA from Delphinus delphis chromosome 8, mDelDel1.2, whole genome shotgun sequence:
CGTCTGAcactctcccttctctccaaCCCTTCCTGTGCTCCTCCCACATCCGGAGCCCTACCTGGTATCCCATGCTGGGTACCAGGGCCCAGGGCTGAAACCTCTTCCCAGAGAGCTCTTCCCCACAGAAGAGGCTGACCCAGGGTCCCTGACAAACCTCCAGGGCCTGGAGCCCTTTAGGAGAGAGGCTTAGGGACCCTCCTAGGTACACAGCTCTGGGCCAAGCTGAGAGGGAGAGACTCAACATCGCCCTCAGGGAGCTCTAGGGCTAAGCCCACCAGGGTGGGACAGGCCCCCAGGGCTGTAGGCACTAGGAACAAGCATGCTTAGAGCCCTTAGGGAGCAGAGGCCCCAGCTGGGCCTGGAAGCTTGGGTAGAGTCCTCCCAGGGGGACCAGACGGGCAGTGTAAGTCACATTGGAGGACAGGACTTGAATGTCCAGTGAGGGCTGTGGCCTGGATCGTGGCATAGGGGAAGGTGTGCTGGGGCCAGGGATAGTCCCGGGAGGACTCCTCCTGGACCAGCCCCCTGAGCCGCACCTTGCCCAGGTGGTGTGCAGCGTGGGCCGTGGGGACCGGCCTCTGCGGCACCAGAGCTCCTTGCCACGGACGCTGGAGGCGGCGCTGGCCCAGTGCGGCCTGGGTGAGGCTTCGCAGGTGGCAGTCGTGCGGCAGCGCGTCAAGGCGGCGGCCGAGGCCGCGCTAGCCGCCGTGCTGACCCTGGAGGCCAGCCTGAGCGCTGAGCAGCGCGGCGGGCGCCAGGTCCGCACTGACTTCCTCGGTGAGTGCAGGCCGCCCGGGACGGGGACGGGAGGAGGGGGGCCCGAGGCCCGAAGGCGGCCCGCACTGAGCCCGCGCCCCCTGCCCGGCCCAGGGGTGGACTTCGCCCTGACGGTGGCCGGCCGCGCGCTGACCCCCGTGGCCCTGGAGCTGAACGGAGGCCTGTGTCTGGAGGCGTGTGGCGCGCTCGAAGGGCTGTGGGCCGCGCCGCGCCCGGGGCTGGCAGCCGAGGAGGCGGCGGCCGCGCCGCTGGTGGAGACGATGCTGCGGCGCTCGGCGCGCTGCCTCATGGAGGGAAAACAGCTGCTGCTGCTCGGCGCGGGCGGTGTCAGCAAGAAGTTCGTGTGGGAGGCGGCGCGCGACTACGGGCTCAaggtgggcggggtggggcggggcggggctcaAAGTTCCGGCCTGAGTGGTGGAGGCAGGACCCGGGGCGGGGCCAGGGGCGGTGTTGGCCTTGGGGCGGGGCCTGCGCGGGGCGATCTAGCCGGGGGCCTGGAGCCCAAGCGTAGGGGCGGGGCCTGTCGCCGCGTCCAGGTTAGGGGTCTCAACTTTTTCCCGCCCCTAGCTGAATTTTGTCCCTGCTAGGAGTAAAAGGCCACTCGGGACACCAGACCAGCAGTCCCAAGCCCTAACCCTGGTGGTTTCCCTACGAACCCTGGTGGTTTCCCTACAAACCCTGGCCAGACTGAGCCTGCCAGTGGGAAAGATTCCACCAGCCCTCTCTGCCACCCCTCCCATCTAGATGACACCCGCCCCCCCTCCTGCAGCCATCTCTCCTCTGGCTAAACCTTACTGAGCCCCCAGGTTAAGCACTGCCTCCTCTAGGTTGCCTTCCCTACTCTCTTGGCCGGATTAGGTGTCCCACCTCTGTACCTTCTATTCAATCATCAACAAATATGTTTTGAGCGCGTAGCACTGGTGAAGCTGTCTCCCCTGAGGGCCAGGACCATGTTCTAGGCCCCATCCTATTGCCCAGCGCCCAGCACAAGCTGATCTCGGTGTGTTGCCGCCCTGTGGTTTCTGCAGCTGCACCTGGTGGACTCAGACCCCAACCACTTTGCGTCCCAGCTAGTGCAGACCTTCATCCACTTCAATATAACAGAGCACCAGAGGGATGAGGAGAACGCACGGGTGCTGGCGGAGCTGGTGCGGGCACGCGGCCTGCAGCTAGACGGCTGCTTTTCCTACTGGGATGACTGCCTGGTGCTCACGGCCTTGCTCTGCCAGGAGCTGGGTCTGCCCTGCAACCCGCCAGCCGCCATGCACGTGGCTAAGCAGAAGAGCCGCACCCAGCTGCACTTGTTGTGCCACCATGGCCCACCCTGGCCTGCACCCTCCCTCTATGCTGTGCCCTGCTGCCCATTGGAGAGCGAGGCCGACGTGGACAGGGCTGTCCGCCAGGTGCCCCTGCCAGGTGTCATGAAGCTGGAGTTTGGGGCGGGTGCAGTGGGTGTACGGCTGGTGGAGGACGCGTCACAGTGCCACGAGCACTTTTCCCGGATCGCCCGAGACCTGCAGGTCGAGGCCGACTACCCCGGCATCGGGCTGGGCTGGGGCAATGCCATGCTGCTGATGGAGTTCATCGAGGGCACCGAGCACGACGTGGATCTGGTGTTGTTTGGGGGGAGACTGCTGGCTGCCTTCGTCTCCGACAATGGCCCCACACGGCTGCCTGGCTTCACTGAGACAGCGGCCTGCATGCCCACTGGGCTGGCACCGGAGCAGGAGGCGCAGCTGGTGCAGGCAGCCTTCCGCTGTTGCCTGGGCTGCGGGCTGCTGGATGGGGTCTTCAACGTGGAGCTCAAGCTGACTAGGGCTGGGCCGCGGCTCATCGAGATCAACCCCCGCATGGGTGGCTTCTACCTGCGAGACTGGATCCTGGAGCTTTATGGTGTGGACCTGCTGCTCGCTGCTGCTATGgtggcctgcggcctgcggcctGCCTTGCCTGCCCACCCACGCGCCCGTGGCCACCTGGTGGGTGTCATGTGCCTGGTGTCCCAGCACCTGCAGGCGCTGAGTTCCACCGCCAGCCGCGAGACCCTACAGGCTCTTCATGACCAGGGCCTGCTGCGTCTCAATCTGCTGGAGGAGACCCTTGTGCCTGGAGAATATGAAGAGCCCTACTGCAGTGTGGCCTGTGCTGGGCCCAGCCCGGCCGAGGCCCGTCTCCGCCTGTTGGGCCTCTGCCAGGGCCTGGGCATCGACGGGCCCCACTATCCCGTTGCCTACTTCTTGTCCCACTTCAAATAGTGCTGGGGCCACAGGGCAGGGGCAAAGTGCTGGAGGGGATGCGGTGGTGCCCTCTGCTCCCCGGtgctctccctgcttctcttcccaTGGCCCTGCCCCAACCGTTGGAGAGGTCTGGTCCCCTCCAAGGCCCCAGGTCTGTTCCAGAGCGGCAGGGCTATTCTGACACCACGGCCTCCTGGACTTGGGGAGCCATAAAAGAAGTAGCTGGTGGGCTGCTTGTCCTCCCGAAGGCCCCAGTCCCGCCCGTAGCTTCCCAGGACTCTAGTCATGGAGAAGCAACAACAGctgcacgcacgcgcgcgcacacacacacacacacacacacacacacacaccccctgtCCCCAGGTTAGTTCGAGTGGGCCCAAACCCAGCC
Protein-coding regions in this window:
- the CARNS1 gene encoding carnosine synthase 1 encodes the protein MLLCLSPAWLTKVPAPGQPGEAALLVSKAVSFHPGGLTFLDDFVPPRRATYFLAGLGLGPSRGREAAELARDLTCPTGASAELARLLEDRLLTRRLLARQGDVAVPATLAFTYKPPALLRGGDASPGLRLVELNGKEGQETLVKEEVGAFLHSEALGDALQVAMKLSGWRWRGRQAMRLYPRAELGPVVDTVLALLEKLEEEESVLVEAVCPPARLPFPGSPLPGPELALRICAVVCRTQGDKPLLSKVVCSVGRGDRPLRHQSSLPRTLEAALAQCGLGEASQVAVVRQRVKAAAEAALAAVLTLEASLSAEQRGGRQVRTDFLGVDFALTVAGRALTPVALELNGGLCLEACGALEGLWAAPRPGLAAEEAAAAPLVETMLRRSARCLMEGKQLLLLGAGGVSKKFVWEAARDYGLKLHLVDSDPNHFASQLVQTFIHFNITEHQRDEENARVLAELVRARGLQLDGCFSYWDDCLVLTALLCQELGLPCNPPAAMHVAKQKSRTQLHLLCHHGPPWPAPSLYAVPCCPLESEADVDRAVRQVPLPGVMKLEFGAGAVGVRLVEDASQCHEHFSRIARDLQVEADYPGIGLGWGNAMLLMEFIEGTEHDVDLVLFGGRLLAAFVSDNGPTRLPGFTETAACMPTGLAPEQEAQLVQAAFRCCLGCGLLDGVFNVELKLTRAGPRLIEINPRMGGFYLRDWILELYGVDLLLAAAMVACGLRPALPAHPRARGHLVGVMCLVSQHLQALSSTASRETLQALHDQGLLRLNLLEETLVPGEYEEPYCSVACAGPSPAEARLRLLGLCQGLGIDGPHYPVAYFLSHFK